The following proteins are co-located in the Scomber scombrus chromosome 2, fScoSco1.1, whole genome shotgun sequence genome:
- the camk2d2 gene encoding calcium/calmodulin-dependent protein kinase type II delta 2 chain, which translates to MALTICTRFTDEYQLFEELGKGAFSVVRRCVKISSGQEYAAKIINTKKLSARDHQKLEREARICRLLKHPNIVRLHDSISEEGFHYLVFDLVTGGELFEDIVAREYYSEADASHCIQQILESVHHCHVNGIVHRDLKPENLLLASKLKGAAVKLADFGLAIEVQGDQQAWFGFAGTPGYLSPEVLRKDPYGKPVDMWACGVILYILLVGYPPFWDEDQHRLYQQIKAGAYDFPSPEWDTVTPEAKDLINKMLTINPSKRITAAEALKHPWICQRSTVASMMHRQETVECLKKFNARRKLKGAILTTLLVTRNFSAAKSLLNKKADGVKVNNKANTVTSPKDTGPAPALEPQTTVIHNPVDGNKESIESANTTIEDEDVKARKQEIIKVTEQLIESINNGDFEAYAKICDPGLTSFEPEALGNLVEGHDFHRFYFENALSKGNKPVHTILLNPHVHLIGENAACIAYIRLTQYMDSSGMPRTMQSEETRVWQRRDGKWQNIHFHRSGSPSIPSQ; encoded by the exons ATGGCGTTAACGATCTGCACGAGATTTACCGACGAATATCAGCTGTTCGAGGAGCTGGGGAA GGGAGCATTCTCTGTGGTCAGGAGGTGTGTGAAGATCTCTTCTGGACAGGAGTATGCTGCCAAAATCATCAACACCAAGAAGCTTTCTGCCAGAG atcATCAGAAGCTGGAGAGAGAAGCGAGGATTTGCCGTTTACTGAAGCACCCCAACATCG TACGGCTCCATGACAGCATATCAGAAGAGGGTTTCCACTATCTGGTGTTTGATCT GGTTACAGGAGGAGAGCTGTTCGAGGACATCGTGGCCAGGGAGTACTACAGTGAGGCTGATGCCAG CCACTGCATACAGCAGATCCTTGAGAGTGTCCATCACTGCCATGTTAATGGGATCGTCCACAGGGATCTTAAG CCTGAGAACCTTCTATTGGCCAGTAAGCTGAAGGGGGCGGCGGTCAAGTTGGCTGACTTTGGGCTGGCTATCGAGGTGCAGGGGGACCAGCAGGCATGGTTTG GTTTTGCCGGCACCCCAGGCTACTTGTCTCCAGAGGTTCTAAGGAAAGACCCATATGGGAAACCAGTGGACATGTGGGCTTGTG GTGTGATTTTATACATCCTGCTGGTGGGCTATCCTCCCTTCTGGGATGAGGACCAGCACCGCCTCTACCAACAAATCAAAGCTGGGGCTTATGAT ttCCCATCCCCAGAGTGGGACACTGTAACTCCTGAGGCCAAAGATCTGATCAACAAGATGCTAACCATCAACCCCAGTAAACGCATCACTGCCGCAGAGGCCCTCAAACACCCCTGgatctgt CAACGGTCTACTGTAGCTTCCATGATGCACAGGCAGGAAACTGTGGAGTGCCTGAAGAAATTCAATGCCAGGAGGAAACTTAAG GGAGCCATTTTGACCACTTTGCTGGTCACAAGAAACTTCTCAG CAGCCAAGAGTTTGCTCAACAAGAAAGCAGACGGCGTTAAG GTCAACAACAAAGCCAACACAGTGACCAGTCCTAAAGACACTGGCCCTGCCCCTGCACTG GAACCACAGACGACTGTGATCCACAATCCTGTGGATGGAAACAAG GAGTCTATTGAGAGTGCGAACACCaccatagaagatgaagatgttaAAG CTCGCAAACAGGAAATTATCAAAGTCACTGAGCAGTTGATAGAGTCTATCAACAATGGAGACTTTGAAGCCTATGC GAAGATTTGTGACCCTGGTCTGACTTCTTTTGAGCCCGAGGCTTTGGGCAACCTGGTGGAAGGACATGACTTCCACCGCTTTTACTTTGAGAATG CTCTTTCTAAAGGGAATAAACCGGTGCACACCATCCTCTTGAACCCACATGTGCACCTAATTGGGGAAAATGCTGCATGTATTGCCTATATTCGGTTGACCCAGTACATGGATAGCAGTGGCATGCCCCGCACCATGCAGTCTGAGGAGACCCGTGTGTGGCAGCGCCGCGATGGCAAGTGGCAGAACATTCACTTCCACCGCTCCGGCTCACCCAGCATCCCCTCTCAGTAA
- the LOC133990791 gene encoding permeability factor 2-like produces the protein MMSCRVTVTAVMVLLCLLATSEGMSLRSLGVELHCRCIMTESKPIGRHIEKVELIPANSHCEETEIIATLKKTGQEVCLDPEAPWVKKVIQKILSNKRR, from the exons ATGATGAGCTGCAGAGTTACAGTCACTGCTGTCATGGTGCTCCTGTGCCTTCTGGCCACCAGTGAAG GGATGAGTCTGAGAAGCTTGGGAGTGGAGCTGCACTGCCGCTGCATCATGACAGAGAGCAAACCCATCGGCCGCCACATTGAGAAGGTGGAGCTGATTCCTGCTAACTCCCACTGCGAGGAAACTGAGATCAT TGCTACACTGAAAAAGACAGGCCAAGAGGTCTGCTTGGACCCCGAGGCTCCCTGGGTGAAGAAAGTGATTCAGAAAATTCTGTCCAA cAAAAGGCGCTGA